The Syngnathus typhle isolate RoL2023-S1 ecotype Sweden linkage group LG11, RoL_Styp_1.0, whole genome shotgun sequence genome contains a region encoding:
- the nol8 gene encoding nucleolar protein 8 isoform X3, which translates to MPRLYVGGLSHSVTQKDLTDRFGNFGNVEDVELRTRRDEEGVPYKTFAYINLNISDTDLKKCMSVLNKSKWKGGTLQIELAKESFLQKLAREREAEQQRLRHNADDTHRREHKLLETLREAGVDNFTMKAAVPGTEVPGHKDWVVSKFGRVLPVMQLLCQKGARARSIKYDPSKHCHNIRRLAPPTSIADPPTPVAQLTWRIDAGDDDISKRRRGEFPPYQPPKPKKARTDATEAGNDARSAQVVSTAEPENRHLLNRFSPADNRPPAQRSRHARYEDSDSDEELRRLVALEQTLQAPGENPQDNLEVVGHDFKCGGRPTNNQDEDDYDSADTDELVTLRKHPLCPRKNTRQESSLADLHKVAEKCQQSSDRRAQKRPVGKAIMPEDVLASHLRGGKDPPEIKKVAKTEFKKMAKTKFPAFLGTATLYEEVLEKTDSAQNKTDRLNASMLSSSEAAAAKSKIKDDKMTKATAVLPLEDKDKVTRLGLSVVDLQKVAEECKQSADRRAPKKPTGKAIMPEDILASLLRGGEDPPEFKKVTKTKYPPFRGTATLYEEVLEKTDSAQNTTDHPAASLSSSSESKAAAAKSKIKKTKATAVLNEEDKDNVPRLELSLVALPKVAEECQQSSDRQAQKKPTGKAIMPEDVLASHLSGGKDPPEFKKVAKTEFKKVAKTKFPAFRGTATLYEEVLEKTDSAQNKTDRPNASLLSSSEAAAAKSKIKADKMTKATAVLPQEDKDNVTRLGLSVVDLQKVAEEECKQSADRRAPKKPTGKAIMPEDILASLLRGGEDPPEFKKVTKTKYPAFRGTATLYEEVLEKTDSAQNTTDQPAASLSSSSESKAAAAKSKIKRTKATAVLNEEDEDNATGRELSLVDAQKLAEDCQKNFDRRARKKPTEEAILPKYVLKGNSGKDQAESNKKTGMKVAATKCPAFPGQATLHEEALEKTNAAQNKTDQPDASLSSSSANEAAARRSRLSAREEKERQKKDNSKRLAAVQQKLKKAEQHQKLIQGALANLDATTTRAGKHIVFDSEDDDDEHTTEAASETAAPRGDPSKEAETMATKKRVRAKASAPRLFDSSEDEEDADDEEDGGRFHIRPQFEGLAGKKLMELQSHFGTDERFRMDSRFLEKEEEEDKEGNRCVAREEDLLEEEKKRNISILQGLLGPRAHSAKPSAKTKTFRDVSALHYDPSRDEHAAFESKADSKQDSRRDGRSARRPPSSRRFPRRSSTMCQVT; encoded by the exons ATGCCGCGTCTGTACGTGGGCGGCTTAAGCCACTCGGTCACTCAAAAGGACCTGACTGATCGCTTTGGAAATTTTGGAAACGTGGAGGACGTGGAGCTCCGGACCCGCCGGGATGAAGAGG GTGTTCCCTACAAAACCTTTGCTTACATCAACCTCAACATTTCTGACACGGACCTAAAAAAGT GCATGAGCGTGTTAAACAAATCCAAATGGAAAGGAGGAACGCTGCAGATAGAACTAGCCAAGGAGAGTTTTCTGCAAAA GCTAGCTCGGGAGAGGGAGGCGGAGCAGCAGCGCCTCCGTCACAATGCCGACGACACCCACCGAAGGGAGCACAAGCTGCTGGAGACCCTCAGGGAAGCCGGCGTGGACAATTTCACCATGAAGGCGGCTGTGCCAGGCACGGAAGTACCAGGACACAAg GACTGGGTGGTCAGTAAATTTGGTCGTGTGCTGCCGGTCATGCAGCTGCTCTGTCAAAAAGGCGCCAGGGCTCGCAGCATCAAGTACGACCCGTCCAAACACTGCCACAACATCCGTCGCTTGGCCCCGCCCACCTCCATTGCCGACCCTCCCACCCCCGTGGCCCAGCTCACCTGGCGCATTGACGCCGGAGACGACGACATCAGCAAGAGGAGGCGAGGGGAGTTCCCACCGTACCAGCCGCCAAAGCCCAAGAAGGCTCGCACGGATGCCACGGAAGCTGGGAACGACGCCAG ATCGGCGCAGGTTGTCAGCACCGCCGAGCCGGAGAATCGTCACCTGTTGAACAGATTCTCGCCAGCAGACAACCGACCTCCGGCCCAGAGGAGCAGACACGCACGTTACGAGGACAGCGACTCGGACGAGGAGCTGCGTCGGCTGGTGGCGCTTGAGCAGACTCTCCAGGCGCCGGGGGAGAACCCGCAGGACAACCTGGAAGTGGTGGGACACGACTTCAAGTGCGGAG GAAGGCCAACCAACAACCAAGATGAGGACGATTACGACTCTGCTGACACGGACGAACTCGTCACTTTGAGAAAACATCCTCTTTGTCCCCGGAAGAACACTCGTCAGGAAAGCTCCCTGGCCGATCTCCACAAGGTGGCCGAGAAATGCCAGCAAAGCTCCGACCGGCGAGCCCAGAAGAGACCAGTCGGGAAAGCAATCATGCCCGAGGACGTCTTGGCCTCTCACCTGAGGGGCGGCAAGGACCCTCCAGAAATCAAGAAGGTGGCAAAGACAGAATTCAAGAAGATGGCAAAGACAAAATTTCCCGCCTTTCTAGGCACGGCCACTCTCTacgaggaggtgctggagaaaaCGGACTCTGCACAGAACAAGACGGACCGGCTGAATGCCTCTATGTTGTCATCGTCagaggcggcggcagccaagAGCAAAATCAAAGACGACAAGATGACAAAAGCGACGGCCGTCCTTCCTCTGGAAGACAAAGACAAGGTCACCCGTCTGGGACTCTCTGTGGTCGATCTCCAGAAGGTGGCTGAGGAATGCAAGCAAAGCGCTGACCGGCGAGCCCCGAAGAAACCAACTGGGAAAGCAATCATGCCCGAGGACATCCTGGCCTCTCTCCTGAGGGGCGGCGAGGACCCTCCAGAATTCAAGAAGGTGACAAAGACAAAGTATCCCCCCTTTCGAGGCACGGCCACTCTCTacgaggaggtgctggagaaaaCGGACTCTGCGCAGAACACGACGGACCATCCGGCTGCGTCTTTGTCGTCATCCTCAGAGAGTAAGGCAGCGGCAGCCAAGAGCAAAATCAAGAAGACAAAAGCGACGGCCGTCCTTAATGAGGAAGACAAGGACAACGTCCCCCGTCTGGAACTCTCCCTGGTCGCTCTCCCAAAGGTGGCTGAGGAATGCCAGCAAAGCTCCGACCGGCAAGCCCAGAAGAAACCAACCGGGAAAGCAATCATGCCCGAGGACGTCTTGGCCTCTCACCTGAGTGGCGGCAAGGACCCTCCAGAATTCAAGAAGGTGGCAAAGACAGAATTCAAGAAGGTGGCAAAGACAAAATTTCCCGCCTTTCGAGGCACGGCCACTCTCTacgaggaggtgctggagaaaaCGGACTCTGCGCAGAACAAGACGGACCGGCCGAATGCGTCTTTGTTGTCATCGTCagaggcggcggcagccaagAGCAAAATCAAAGCCGACAAGATGACAAAAGCGacggccgtccttcctcaggaAGACAAGGACAACGTCACCCGTCTGGGACTCTCTGTGGTCGATCTCCAGAAGGTGGCTGAGGAAGAATGCAAGCAAAGCGCTGACCGGCGAGCCCCGAAGAAACCAACTGGGAAAGCAATCATGCCCGAGGACATCCTGGCCTCTCTCCTGAGGGGCGGCGAGGACCCTCCAGAATTCAAGAAGGTGACAAAGACAAAGTATCCCGCCTTTCGAGGCACGGCCACTCTCTacgaggaggtgctggagaaaaCGGACTCTGCGCAGAACACGACGGACCAGCCGGCTGCGTCTTTGTCGTCATCCTCAGAGAGtaaggcggcggcagccaagAGCAAAATCAAGAGGACAAAAGCGACGGCCGTCCTTAATGAGGAAGACGAGGACAACGCCACCGGTCGGGAACTCTCCCTGGTCGATGCCCAGAAGTTGGCCGAGGACTGCCAGAAAAACTTCGACCGGCGAGCCCGGAAGAAACCAACCGAGGAGGCAATCCTGCCCAAGTATGTCCTGAAGGGCAACAGCGGCAAGGACCAAGCAGAATCCAATAAGAAGACAGGCATGAAGGTGGCCGCGACAAAATGTCCTGCCTTTCCAGGCCAGGCCACTCTCCACGAGGAGGCTCTGGAGAAAACCAACGCTGCGCAGAACAAGACGGACCAGCCGGATGCGTCTTTGTCTTCATCCTCAGCAAATGAGGCGGCGGCGCGTCGTTCAAGACTGAGCGCTCGGGAGGAAAAGGAGCGACAGAAGAAAGACAACAGCAAGAGGTTGGCCGCCGTCCAGCAGAAGCTGAAGAAGGCTGAGCAgcaccagaagctcatccagggGGCGCTCGCCAACCTG GATGCCACCACGACAAGAGCGGGCAAACACATTGTCTTCGATTCCGAGGATGATGACGACGAGCACACAACGGAGGCCGCGAGCGAGACGGCGGCGCCGCGCGGTGACCCATCCAAGGAGGCCGAGACCATGGCCACCAAGAAGCGG GTGCGCGCCAAAGCGTCGGCCCCTCGGCTTTTCGACAGcagtgaggatgaggaggacgcCGATGACGAGGAAGACGGCGGCAGGTTTCACATTAGGCCTCAGTTTGAAGGACTAGCGGGAAAGAAG CTGATGGAGCTGCAATCACACTTTGGCACAGACGAGCGTTTCCGCATGGACTCTCGTTTCctggaaaaagaagaagaagaggacaaAG AGGGCAACCGATGCGTGGCGAGGGAGGAGGACCttctggaggaggagaagaagaggaaCATATCCATCCTTCAGGGGCTTCTGGGGCCTCGCGCCCACAGCGCAAAACCCTCCGCCAAGACCAAAACCTTCAG AGACGTGTCGGCGCTGCACTACGATCCCAGCAGGGACGAACACGCCGCCTTTGAAAGCAAAGCAGACAGCAAACAGGACAG CCGGCGCGACGGAAGAAGCGCGAGGAGGCCGCCAAGCTCCCGGAGGTTTCCAAGGAGATCTTCTACCATGTGTCAGGTGACCTGA